The Streptomyces sp. NBC_00306 sequence ACTTCCGTGCCCGCGGCCTCGATCGCCGCGGCGTCCTTCGGGGCGAGCCCGCTGTCGGTGATGAGCAGGTCGACGTCGGTGAGGTCCCCGAAGCGGGCGAAGTGCTCCTCGCCGTGCTTGGCCGAGTCCGCGAGCAGCACCACACGCCGGGCGGCGGAGACCATCGCGCGCTTCACGGAGGCCTCCGCGAGATCCGGGGTGGTGAGGCCGTGTTCCGCGGAGAAGCCGTTGGCGCCGAGGAAGACGACATCGGCCCGGACCTCTCCGTACGCCCGGAGCGCCCAGGCGTCGACCGCCGCGCGCGTACGGTGCCGGACCCTGCCGCCCACCAGGTGGAGGTCGATCCCGGGATGGTCCGCGAGCCGGGCGGCCACCGGCAGGGCGTGGGTGACGACGGTGAGGGAGCACTCCAGCGGGAAGACTCCCGCGAGCCGTCCCACGGAGGAGCCGGCGTCGAGGATCACGCTGCCGTCGGTGGGGAGTTCGGCGAGGGCCGCCTGTGCGATGCGGTCCTTCTCGTCGGCCGCCGTCGACTCGCGCTCGGACAGATCGGGCTCGAAGTCGAGCCGCCCGGCCGGGATGGCGCCGCCGTGCACACGGCGCACGAGCCCCGCGCGGTCGAGGGCCTTGAGGTCGCGCCGGATGGTCTCGGCGGTGACCTGGAACTCCTCGGCCAGAGACAGCACGTCGACTCGGCCGCCGTCGCGGGCGAGACGCAGGATCTCCTGCTGGCGCTCCGGTGCGTACATGTGGTTTTACATCCGTTCCATGCCCGACCCTGTGGTTTTGAGGGGAGAGTACGCCTGGATTTCGGCAAAGTAAACAGATACGGGCGGCGGACGGACACGTTCGGGCGGTGCGGTGTGCGGTGCGCGGTGTTACCTGAGGTCGGGTCGGCCGACGGGTGGCGCGGGCAGCGGAAGGGCGCGGACAGCGGAAGGGCCCGGACCGGGATCTCGTCCCCGGCCGGGCTCTTCCGTGTGCGGTTGTGTCCGCGGCTCAGTGCGTCAGTACGGGCTCCCGCTCCGGCGCCGCCTCGCCGCCCGCTTCCGCGCCCTCCAGATGCTGCTTCGGCCGCGAGGGCAGTGCGAACATCACCAGGAAGATCAGACCCAGTACGCCGACCGCCCACCACAGCGAGTTCTGGAACGCCTCGCCGAACGCCTTGCCCACCGCGCTCGGCGCGATCCTGTCGTCGATCGAGCCGAAGAAGACCACCGAGACCAGTCCGAGCCCCAGCGCGTTGCCCATCTGCATCGTCGTATTGATCAGCCCGGACGCCGAACCGGCGTGCTCGTGCGGCACGTCGGAGAGCACCGCGTCCGTCAGCGGGGCCACGATCAGGCCCATGCCGAGCCCCATCACGACGAGCGGCAGCATCATCTGCCAGGAGTGGATCGCCGTGCCGTACCGCCCGGCCTCCCAGATGTAGAGCAGCATTCCCGCGGCCATCGTGACCGCGCCCGCCTGGAGCACCTTGCGTCCGAAGCGCGGCACCAGTTTCTGCACCGAGATTCCGGCCGCCGCCGACACCGCGATCGAGAACGGAACACCGGTCAGACCCGCCCGCAGCGGGCTCCAGCCCAGGCCGATCTGCATGTAGAGCGTCCAGACCAGGAAGAAGACTCCGCAGACGATGCCGAACGTGAGCTGCACGGCGATGCCGGCCGCGAAACTCTTCACCCTGAACAGCGACAGCTCGACCAGCGGCGAACCGTCCCTGCGCGTCTTGTGCTTCTCGTACGCCACGAACGCGCCGAACACCAACAGGCTGCCGGCCATGCACAGATGACCCCACAGCGGCCAGCCCAGCTCACGGCCGCGGGTCAGCGGGTAGATCAGCATCAGCAGGCCGAGCGTCACGAGCACGACACCGATCAGGTCGAGCCGCAGCGCCTTCGGGGCACGGGACTCGGTGATGTACTTGCGGCCGAGGATGAGACCGGCAATGCCGACAGGCAGGTTGATCAGGAAGATCGGCCGCCATTCGAGGCCGAACAGGTTCCACTGGGTCAAAAGTGCGCCGAGCAGCGGGCCGGAGACCGCGCCGAGACCGATGACCGCGCCGAACATCCCGAAGACCTTGCCGCGTTCGTGCGCCGGGAAGGTGGCGTGGATGATCGCCAGGACCTGCGGCACCATCAGGGCCGCGGTCGCGCCCTGGAGGAGGCGCGAGGCCACCAGCATCTCCTCGTTCGCCGCGAACCCGCACAGCGCGGAGGCGAGCGTGAAGCCGGTGATGCCGATGAGGAAGAGCCGCTTGCGGCCGTAGATGTCGCCGAGCCGGCCGCCCGTGATCAGACCGGCGGCGAAGGCGAGCGCGTATCCGGCGGTGATCCACTGGATCGCGCCGAACGACGCTCCGAGGTCGCGCTCGATGCTGGGGATCGCGATGTTGACGATCGTGACGTCGACCAGATCCATGAAGGCCGCGGTCATGACGATGGCGAGCGCGATCCAGCGCCTTCGGTCCGAAGCCGTAGCGGGTACGGCGGGCTGTGAACTCATAAGAAGAAAGTTAGAGGTGATATAGGTCAGCTCATGTCCTAGATGCGAGGCATCCTGAGAGACATGACGGACACTCCGGCACGACTGCTGAATCTGCTCTCCCTCCTCCAGACTCCGCGCGAGTGGCCGGGCAGCGAGCTCGCCGAGCGCCTCGCCGTGAGCCCGCGGACGATCCGGCGGGACATCGACCGGCTCCGGGATCTGGGATATCCGGTCGAGGCGACGATGGGCGCGGTCGGGGGCTACCGGCTGGTGGCGGGCGCCGCGATGCCGCCGTTGCTCCTCGACGACGAGGAGGCGGTCGCCATCGCGGTGGGGCTGCGGGCCGGTGCGGGCCATGCGATCGAAGGTATCGAGGAGGCGTCCGTACGGGCGCTGGCCAAACTGGAACAGGTGCTGCCGTCGCGGCTGCGGCACCGCGTCACGACGCTCCAGGCCGCGACGGTTCCGCTGACGCGGGGTGACGGCGCGACGATCGACCCGCAGACGCTGACGGTGATCGCGGGGGCGGCGAGCGGGCGGGAGCGGCTGCGGTTCGGTTACCGGGCGGGCGACGGCACGGAGACGAAGCGCCTGGTGGAGCCGTACCGGCTGGTCTCGACGGGGCGCCGGTGGTACCTGGTGGCGTACGACGGGGGGCGGGAGGACTGGCGGACATTCCGGGTCGACCGGATCTCGGAGCCGTTCGCGACGGGGGCGAGGTTCGAGCCGAGGGAACTGCCGACGGGGAGCGCGGAGGCGCTGCTGGGAGCCACGATGTCGCGGCAGCCGGAGCTGGAGGTGGACGTGAGCTTCGATGCGCCGGCGGAGTTCGTGGTGGCGAGGCTGCCGGAGTCGTTCGGCTCGCCGGTACCGACGCCGGGGGGCGGGTGCCGGCTGCGGACGCGCTCGGTGGACTCGGTGGAGTGGCTGGCGCTGCGACTGGCGCTGGTGGACTGCGAGTTCAGGGTGCGTGGGCCGGGGGTGCTGGTGGAGTACGTGACGGATCTGGGGAGGCGGTTGGTGAGGGCGTCGGGGTGAGGGGCGGGGGGCGGGGGCCTCGGCCCTTGTCCGGCCTCGGGCCCTTGTCCGGCGTCGGGGTCTTGCCGGGCGTCGGGCGCTTAGGCGCCTCGGGTCCTTGCCGGGCCTCGGGTGCTTGGGCGGGGCCTGGGGTGCTTGGGCCTCGGGCCCATGTCCGGCGTCGGCCCCTTGGGCCGGGCGGGCGCTTGCCCCTCAGGCCCCTGTCCCGCGTCGGGCCCTTGGGCCGGGCGGGCGCTTGCCCCTCAGGCCCCTGTCCCGCGTCGGGCCCTTGGGCCGGGCGGGCGCTTGCCCCTCAGGCCCCTGTCCCGCGTCGGGTCCCTGGGCCGGGCGGGCGCTTGCCCCTCAGGCCCTTGTCCCGCGTCGGGCCCTTTGGCCGGGCGGGCGCTTGCCCCTCGGGCCCCTGTCCGGCGTCGGGTCCGGGGGCCCTCCGGGCTCGACTCCTCGGGGTCGGCGGCCTACAGCCGCGTTGCATTGCGTACTCGGGTCCTGCCGCCGATCCCCTGCGGGGACGACCCTGCACGCCCCCTCCCAGGTGGTCGAGGACGCGGCCCGCTGGCGGACGACCGGAAGCGAAGCCCAGCCTGTTCGCGGCGCGAAGCTGCCGCCCCGGGGGTGCGGGGCGCCGACCCCACACCTACTTCTCACCCGCACCCGACAGGTGCGGGGCCCGGGGTGCTTGGGCCTCGGGCCGTGGTCGGGTGTCGGGTCCGGGGGCCCTCCGGGCTCGACTCCTCGGGGTCGGCGGCGTACAGGTCTGCTGTGTTGGTCACCCGGGTGTTGCCGCCGATCCCCTGCGGGGACGACCCTGCACGCCCCCTGCCGGGGTCGAGGACGAACCTCGTTGCAGTGCGGGCACAGGCGAACCCGAGCCGGTTCGGGGTGCCCGATGGGATGCGGCGCGGAGCTGCCGCTACGAGGGGGTGGGGGCGCCAGCCCCACACAAACACCTCTCCACCCGCGCCTGACCGGGGCGACCAGCCAGCGCGGCGCGAAGCTGCCGCAGCGGGGGTGAGGGGCGCAGGCACAGCCACCAAGAGCTTTCCCAGCCGCACCGGACAGGTGCGCGGGCCCGACCGGCAGGGAGCCGCAACCCGCCAGAGGGTGGG is a genomic window containing:
- a CDS encoding DeoR/GlpR family DNA-binding transcription regulator, giving the protein MYAPERQQEILRLARDGGRVDVLSLAEEFQVTAETIRRDLKALDRAGLVRRVHGGAIPAGRLDFEPDLSERESTAADEKDRIAQAALAELPTDGSVILDAGSSVGRLAGVFPLECSLTVVTHALPVAARLADHPGIDLHLVGGRVRHRTRAAVDAWALRAYGEVRADVVFLGANGFSAEHGLTTPDLAEASVKRAMVSAARRVVLLADSAKHGEEHFARFGDLTDVDLLITDSGLAPKDAAAIEAAGTEVVRA
- a CDS encoding MFS transporter, which codes for MSSQPAVPATASDRRRWIALAIVMTAAFMDLVDVTIVNIAIPSIERDLGASFGAIQWITAGYALAFAAGLITGGRLGDIYGRKRLFLIGITGFTLASALCGFAANEEMLVASRLLQGATAALMVPQVLAIIHATFPAHERGKVFGMFGAVIGLGAVSGPLLGALLTQWNLFGLEWRPIFLINLPVGIAGLILGRKYITESRAPKALRLDLIGVVLVTLGLLMLIYPLTRGRELGWPLWGHLCMAGSLLVFGAFVAYEKHKTRRDGSPLVELSLFRVKSFAAGIAVQLTFGIVCGVFFLVWTLYMQIGLGWSPLRAGLTGVPFSIAVSAAAGISVQKLVPRFGRKVLQAGAVTMAAGMLLYIWEAGRYGTAIHSWQMMLPLVVMGLGMGLIVAPLTDAVLSDVPHEHAGSASGLINTTMQMGNALGLGLVSVVFFGSIDDRIAPSAVGKAFGEAFQNSLWWAVGVLGLIFLVMFALPSRPKQHLEGAEAGGEAAPEREPVLTH
- a CDS encoding helix-turn-helix transcriptional regulator; amino-acid sequence: MTDTPARLLNLLSLLQTPREWPGSELAERLAVSPRTIRRDIDRLRDLGYPVEATMGAVGGYRLVAGAAMPPLLLDDEEAVAIAVGLRAGAGHAIEGIEEASVRALAKLEQVLPSRLRHRVTTLQAATVPLTRGDGATIDPQTLTVIAGAASGRERLRFGYRAGDGTETKRLVEPYRLVSTGRRWYLVAYDGGREDWRTFRVDRISEPFATGARFEPRELPTGSAEALLGATMSRQPELEVDVSFDAPAEFVVARLPESFGSPVPTPGGGCRLRTRSVDSVEWLALRLALVDCEFRVRGPGVLVEYVTDLGRRLVRASG